ATCAACTTCGAAGGTGAACTCGAATCTCCTGAAGAACTTGAGATGGATGAAGAACGTCAGCGTATCGCTAACCTCCTCCGTATGCGTGTGGACGATCTGGAACTTTCCGTTCGCTCCAGCAACTGCCTCCGTATGGCAAATATCCATACCATTGGCGAGCTTGTTCGCAACAAGGAAAACGATATGCTCAAATACAAGAACTTCGGTAGGAAGTCCTTGGTTGAACTTAACGAGGTGTTGACGTCGATGGGCCTTTCTTTTGGCATGGACGTCGATGATTACTTGAAGGATTAAAAATGAGACACGGTGTAAAAAACAAGAAACTGGGTGTTAACGCCCAACACAAGCGTGCCATCCTCCGCGCCCTCACGACTTCTATTCTCGAGAAGGGCATGGAAACGGATCAGAACAAGCGCTATGTGCGTACTACTCTCCACAAGGCTAAGCTTGTGCGCAGCTGTGTAGAACGCATGATTACCTACGCAAAGAAGGGTGACCTTTCTGCACGTCGTGAAGCAGCTCGCTTCGTGATGGACCCGAAGGTTCTCCAGGATTTGTTCAACACGATCGGTCCGCGTTATGCAAACCGCAACGGCGGTTACACTCGCGTGCTGAAGCTCGGTCCGAACCGCGCCGGTGACGCTGCTGAAATGGCTCTTATCGGTCTCGTCGAAGACGAAATCGTTGCTAAGACCAAGAAGGCTGCTGAACCTGCCAAGGCTGACGCTGCTGTTGACATGGTCGAAGGCGAAGGCAAGTCCGCTAACTAAGATCAAATCGGTCTTTAAAAAAGGCACGGCTTATATGCCGCGCCTTTTTTGCATTTTT
This is a stretch of genomic DNA from Fibrobacter sp. UBA4297. It encodes these proteins:
- the rplQ gene encoding 50S ribosomal protein L17 encodes the protein MRHGVKNKKLGVNAQHKRAILRALTTSILEKGMETDQNKRYVRTTLHKAKLVRSCVERMITYAKKGDLSARREAARFVMDPKVLQDLFNTIGPRYANRNGGYTRVLKLGPNRAGDAAEMALIGLVEDEIVAKTKKAAEPAKADAAVDMVEGEGKSAN